From Qingrenia yutianensis, the proteins below share one genomic window:
- a CDS encoding deoxyguanosinetriphosphate triphosphohydrolase family protein has product MKRKTEYLSLSKELTEKIVHDLHYKSSGEIRRNPSHDIASVWRPAYVRDVEKILHSPYYNRYCDKTQVFSLYKNDDLTRRSLHVQLVSRIARNIGRILELDLDLIEAISLGHDIGHTPFGHAGEKFLSKIYHAQTSRYFCHNLHSVRVLDKIFAYNISLQTLDGILCHNGEVECDEYHPSNLKTFNEFDKNVEKCYTEKDYSVHLTPATLEGCVVRICDIIAYVGKDRQDAVKADVIPNDAVFDGGILGNFNAAIINNMIVSIIENSYGKDYIKIDKDIFAELSKSKNDNYNYIYLNNRVADINEKIIAPMFEKLYFKLLHDLKSGDKNTLVYKHHIDFVNQNRKYYGGENYIDTPPDDIVTDFIASMTDDYFVDIFEYYFPNDTTIHYKPYF; this is encoded by the coding sequence ATGAAAAGAAAAACAGAATATTTGTCACTTTCAAAAGAACTTACCGAAAAAATCGTGCACGATTTGCACTATAAATCATCGGGTGAAATAAGACGGAATCCGTCGCACGACATTGCAAGCGTGTGGCGCCCGGCATATGTGCGCGACGTTGAAAAAATTCTTCATTCGCCGTATTACAACCGATACTGCGACAAAACACAGGTATTTTCGCTTTACAAAAATGACGATTTGACGCGCCGTTCTCTGCATGTTCAGCTTGTGTCGCGCATTGCGCGCAACATCGGCAGAATTTTGGAACTTGACCTTGACCTTATCGAAGCAATTTCGCTCGGTCATGATATAGGTCACACTCCTTTCGGCCACGCGGGCGAAAAGTTTTTAAGCAAAATTTATCACGCGCAAACCTCGCGGTATTTTTGTCACAATCTTCACAGCGTACGCGTGCTTGACAAGATTTTTGCCTACAACATTTCACTGCAAACGCTGGACGGAATTTTGTGTCACAACGGCGAGGTGGAATGTGATGAATATCACCCGTCAAATCTTAAAACCTTTAACGAATTTGATAAAAACGTTGAAAAATGTTATACAGAAAAAGATTATTCCGTTCATCTCACTCCTGCCACTTTGGAGGGATGTGTTGTGCGTATTTGCGACATTATCGCGTACGTCGGCAAGGACAGGCAGGACGCGGTAAAAGCCGACGTCATACCGAACGACGCGGTTTTTGACGGCGGAATTTTGGGGAATTTCAACGCGGCGATTATCAACAATATGATTGTAAGTATTATCGAAAACAGCTACGGCAAGGATTACATAAAAATCGACAAGGACATTTTTGCCGAACTTTCAAAAAGCAAAAACGACAATTACAATTATATTTACCTCAACAATCGGGTTGCCGATATAAACGAAAAAATAATCGCGCCGATGTTTGAAAAGCTTTATTTTAAGCTTTTGCACGATTTGAAAAGCGGTGACAAAAACACGCTTGTTTACAAACATCATATTGATTTTGTCAACCAAAACCGCAAATATTACGGCGGCGAAAATTATATTGACACTCCGCCCGACGACATTGTGACCGATTTTATCGCAAGTATGACGGACGATTATTTTGTGGATATTTTTGAATATTATTTTCCAAACGATACAACAATTCATTATAAACCTTATTTTTAA
- a CDS encoding type IA DNA topoisomerase, with protein MKVIIAEKPSLARNIVSAITNMKTKGGYYEGNGYIVTWAFGHLFSLADIETYNPAPEGTRGWTMQNLPCFPEKFKFELKKDQNKKVDTGVRNQFETIKRLCEREDVDTVINAGDSDREGEIIVRIIVGNANISGKNFKRLWLPDQTNETIISALNEMKDEDEYNNLANEGFARTYIDWLYGVNLTRYATLKTGTLLRVGRVIVPIVKAIYDRDTAIENFVPDIYYAISSKTDVNGEKTELTSKQKFDKNSLEKAKTLCSEYNKFPAVVTGKKVKKDTLSPPKLFSLTKLQNVLGKKYKMPMDKSLAIVQGLYEKGFVTYPRTNSEYLATAEQDKIKKIIGEVRKIGYPVEFKFKKTIFDDKKIESHSALTPTFKIPKKEALTDEEFIVYSTIMRRFAAVFCAEECIAQKTEIKINVGNLEDFALKGTIISQKGWTKFDDYTKKDKILPNLEKGDQFAVNFEPVEKETTPPKHYTIETLNNYLKNPFKEDKASSDENDDEDYRAIFEGLELGTEATRTGIIDNARKSEYILLKKDVYTILPAGRNLINSLMRMNISMDKYKTSQLGQALKKVYRGEIMISDSVKMAQDEIKSVFFAEKLPPEKDTDDGFLGDIAGKCPVCGKDVVRTRFGYGCTGYKDGCKFSINGVICQRVISLSNVKKLLKTGKTYKIENFVSKNGKNFSGYLKLENGRAVFDFND; from the coding sequence ATGAAAGTTATTATTGCAGAAAAACCGTCGCTTGCACGCAATATCGTGTCGGCGATTACCAATATGAAAACAAAAGGCGGATATTACGAGGGCAACGGATATATCGTAACCTGGGCATTCGGACATCTTTTTTCGCTTGCGGACATTGAAACGTACAATCCCGCGCCCGAGGGCACGCGCGGTTGGACTATGCAAAATCTGCCGTGTTTTCCCGAAAAATTTAAGTTTGAACTAAAAAAAGACCAAAACAAAAAGGTCGACACGGGTGTGCGAAATCAGTTTGAAACAATAAAACGTCTTTGCGAACGCGAGGACGTTGACACTGTTATAAATGCCGGCGACTCGGACAGAGAGGGCGAAATTATCGTAAGAATTATCGTCGGCAATGCGAACATAAGCGGAAAAAACTTTAAACGTCTTTGGCTTCCCGACCAGACGAATGAAACGATTATTTCAGCATTAAACGAAATGAAAGACGAGGACGAATACAACAACCTTGCAAACGAGGGTTTTGCGCGAACGTATATCGACTGGCTCTACGGCGTTAATTTAACACGCTATGCAACGCTTAAAACCGGCACTCTTCTGCGTGTCGGACGCGTTATTGTGCCGATTGTAAAGGCGATTTACGACCGCGACACCGCGATAGAAAATTTTGTGCCCGATATTTATTATGCAATTTCGTCCAAAACAGACGTTAACGGCGAAAAAACAGAGCTTACAAGCAAGCAGAAATTTGACAAAAACTCGCTTGAAAAAGCAAAAACGCTATGCTCCGAATACAACAAATTTCCTGCGGTTGTGACGGGCAAAAAAGTGAAAAAAGACACTCTGTCCCCTCCGAAACTTTTTTCGCTTACAAAACTTCAAAACGTTTTAGGTAAAAAGTATAAAATGCCGATGGACAAAAGCCTCGCCATCGTTCAGGGGCTTTACGAAAAAGGCTTTGTCACCTACCCCAGAACAAACTCGGAGTATCTTGCAACGGCGGAACAGGACAAAATTAAAAAAATAATCGGCGAGGTTAGAAAAATCGGCTACCCCGTTGAATTTAAGTTTAAAAAAACCATTTTCGACGACAAGAAAATCGAGTCGCACTCTGCCCTCACTCCGACTTTTAAAATTCCGAAAAAAGAAGCGCTCACCGACGAGGAATTTATTGTTTACAGCACAATTATGCGTCGGTTTGCCGCGGTTTTCTGCGCCGAGGAATGTATTGCGCAGAAAACGGAAATTAAGATAAATGTCGGAAATCTTGAAGATTTCGCGCTTAAAGGCACAATTATTTCACAAAAAGGCTGGACAAAATTTGACGATTACACAAAAAAGGACAAAATTTTGCCGAACCTTGAAAAGGGTGACCAATTTGCGGTTAATTTTGAACCTGTTGAAAAGGAAACCACACCGCCGAAACACTATACAATCGAAACCCTAAATAATTATCTTAAAAATCCGTTCAAAGAGGACAAGGCGTCAAGCGACGAAAACGACGACGAGGATTACCGCGCTATTTTTGAGGGACTGGAACTCGGTACCGAGGCAACGCGCACGGGAATTATCGACAACGCGCGGAAAAGCGAATACATACTTTTGAAAAAGGACGTTTACACCATTTTGCCCGCAGGCAGAAATCTTATAAATTCGCTTATGAGAATGAACATCAGTATGGATAAATACAAAACCAGTCAGCTCGGACAAGCACTCAAAAAAGTGTACCGCGGTGAAATTATGATTTCGGACAGTGTAAAAATGGCACAGGACGAAATTAAAAGCGTGTTTTTTGCCGAGAAACTTCCGCCCGAAAAAGACACCGACGACGGATTTTTGGGTGATATTGCGGGAAAATGCCCCGTTTGCGGAAAAGATGTTGTCCGCACGCGATTCGGCTACGGCTGTACGGGCTACAAAGACGGATGCAAATTTTCTATAAACGGCGTTATTTGTCAGCGTGTGATTTCACTTTCCAACGTTAAAAAGCTTTTGAAAACGGGAAAAACATACAAAATAGAAAATTTTGTGTCAAAAAACGGCAAAAACTTTTCGGGATATTTAAAGCTTGAAAACGGGCGCGCAGTGTTTGACTTTAACGATTAG
- a CDS encoding uridine kinase family protein, protein MSKIDKSLEEYRNWCSSLGILCADDINRAIAQGEINNIINLSEIWHEHCISNIAETIKENIGSKKIIMIAGPSSSGKTSFSHRLMLHLKVLGINSKTISLDDYYYDKSDTPLEELDYLTFDYADSLDYNLFGENMKTLLSGGEAALPIFDFATRRQIIGKKNMRLTDNEVIIVEGLHALNDVVTSRVGGGNLYKIYCTALTCLKRNDGSKISPRSTRLLRRLIRDCYFRSSNANFTFQMWDDVEKAAEVNIYPFTDSADVVFNSSVLYEFCVYKKHAAKFMSDGQVSDKYKNFTDSINSLLSDFSPLDDSYVPRMCFVREFIGGSSLF, encoded by the coding sequence ATGTCAAAAATAGACAAAAGTTTAGAAGAATACAGAAACTGGTGTTCAAGCCTCGGCATACTTTGCGCCGATGACATAAACCGCGCGATTGCGCAGGGTGAAATCAACAACATAATAAATTTGAGCGAAATATGGCACGAACACTGCATTTCAAACATCGCGGAAACGATTAAAGAAAATATCGGCAGTAAAAAAATCATTATGATTGCAGGCCCGTCATCATCGGGAAAAACATCGTTTTCGCACCGTCTTATGCTCCATTTAAAGGTGCTCGGCATAAACTCAAAAACTATTTCGCTCGACGATTATTACTATGACAAATCGGACACTCCGCTTGAAGAACTTGACTATCTCACCTTTGACTATGCGGACAGTCTTGACTATAACCTTTTCGGAGAAAATATGAAAACCCTTTTGTCAGGCGGCGAGGCGGCGCTCCCGATTTTCGACTTTGCCACGCGCAGACAGATTATCGGCAAAAAAAATATGCGTCTTACCGACAACGAGGTTATTATCGTTGAGGGACTTCACGCTCTCAATGACGTTGTAACGTCAAGGGTCGGCGGCGGAAATCTTTATAAAATATACTGCACCGCTCTGACATGTTTAAAACGCAACGACGGAAGCAAAATTTCTCCGCGTTCGACGCGCCTTTTGCGCCGTCTTATCCGCGACTGTTATTTCAGGAGCAGTAATGCAAACTTCACTTTCCAAATGTGGGACGACGTTGAAAAAGCCGCGGAGGTTAACATATATCCTTTCACCGACAGTGCAGACGTGGTGTTTAATTCGTCGGTTTTATATGAATTCTGCGTATATAAAAAGCACGCTGCAAAATTTATGTCAGACGGACAGGTTTCGGATAAATACAAAAACTTTACCGACAGCATAAACTCTCTTTTGTCCGATTTTTCACCGCTGGACGACAGCTATGTTCCGCGTATGTGCTTTGTGCGCGAATTTATCGGCGGAAGCAGTTTATTTTAA
- the hemZ gene encoding coproporphyrinogen dehydrogenase HemZ: MKIKLVGNDETYAVRDIVRLFVPMQKYEFVKGSDYDVLASLENGGYFAEYKTENGTFCHNINKSEYDKNTLKLCLFKAMQKAFSQKPPWGILTGIRPTKTVREMMENKLTNEKIAKILENDFLVDGGKINLALLCAENERKIINGIPKNSISLYVSIPFCPTRCHYCSFISQSVAYSKKLIEPYLEKLEYEISQCARLLKNYGKTVDSVYIGGGTPTTLTAYQLEKLINALYREFDLSNIREFTVEAGRPDTIDREKLKVLKNMNIGRISINPQTFNDKTLEIIGRSHTALDAEEKFYLAREMGFSHINTDIIAGLYGENFCDFEKTVEKILALNPESVTVHTLCVKRGAYLAEKYDYFNTSAKETAKMLDFASQTLIKNNKNPYYMYRQKNMAGNLENIGFCEKNCECIYNVAIMQEVQTNVALGAGASTKLVCGNKIERAFNVKEVSEYIKRTDEMIKRKETLFETENF, encoded by the coding sequence ATGAAAATTAAACTTGTCGGCAACGACGAAACATATGCGGTGCGCGATATTGTCCGCCTTTTTGTTCCTATGCAAAAATACGAATTTGTGAAAGGTTCTGATTATGACGTTTTGGCATCTCTTGAAAACGGCGGATATTTTGCGGAATACAAAACCGAAAACGGCACGTTTTGCCATAATATAAACAAATCGGAATACGATAAAAACACGCTTAAACTTTGCCTTTTTAAGGCTATGCAAAAGGCATTTTCGCAAAAACCGCCGTGGGGAATTTTAACGGGAATACGTCCCACAAAAACAGTGCGCGAAATGATGGAAAATAAGCTGACAAATGAGAAAATCGCAAAAATTTTAGAAAATGATTTTCTTGTTGACGGCGGAAAAATAAATCTTGCGCTCCTGTGTGCGGAAAATGAGCGAAAAATTATAAACGGCATACCGAAAAACAGCATCAGCCTTTATGTTTCTATCCCCTTTTGCCCCACAAGGTGCCATTACTGCTCGTTTATTTCGCAGTCGGTTGCATATTCAAAAAAGCTTATCGAGCCTTATCTTGAAAAACTTGAATATGAAATTTCGCAGTGCGCGCGCCTTTTGAAAAACTACGGCAAAACTGTTGACAGTGTTTATATCGGCGGAGGAACGCCCACAACGCTTACGGCGTATCAGCTTGAAAAGCTCATAAATGCTCTGTACCGCGAATTTGACCTTTCAAATATCCGCGAATTTACCGTTGAGGCAGGACGTCCCGACACAATCGACAGAGAAAAGCTTAAAGTTTTAAAAAATATGAATATCGGGCGAATAAGCATAAATCCGCAGACATTCAACGACAAAACGCTGGAAATCATCGGCAGAAGCCATACTGCGCTTGATGCCGAAGAAAAATTTTATCTTGCGCGCGAAATGGGATTTTCACATATAAACACCGATATTATAGCAGGACTTTACGGCGAAAATTTTTGTGATTTTGAAAAAACGGTTGAAAAAATTCTCGCATTAAATCCCGAAAGTGTAACGGTGCATACGCTGTGCGTAAAGCGAGGTGCATATCTTGCCGAAAAATACGATTATTTTAACACGTCGGCAAAAGAAACCGCAAAAATGCTTGACTTTGCCTCGCAGACGCTTATAAAAAATAACAAAAATCCATATTATATGTACCGTCAGAAAAATATGGCAGGCAATCTTGAAAATATCGGATTTTGCGAAAAAAACTGCGAATGTATTTACAACGTTGCGATTATGCAGGAGGTTCAGACGAACGTTGCGCTCGGCGCAGGTGCGTCAACGAAACTTGTGTGCGGAAACAAAATCGAGCGCGCATTTAATGTTAAAGAAGTGTCGGAGTATATAAAGCGCACCGACGAAATGATAAAACGCAAAGAAACCCTTTTTGAAACGGAAAATTTTTAA